From the genome of Leptolyngbya sp. 'hensonii':
CAAAATCCTGACTCAGGATGGGTTGAATGAGGCTAACCCCATCCTGTGAAGATCAGCCGTCTGCAGAGTTAAACCTACCCTGGAATTGAAATAGAGTTCAACAAGTTGGTGACGATCGCATGGGAACGTTGCCCCCGTGAGGGAATGATGCGATGGGCCAGGACATGGGGCGCAACCGATTTCACATCATCAGGCGTAGCGTAGTCCCGGTTTTCCAAAAACGCCATGGCCTGAGTTGCCCGATAAAGCGCGACACTACCCCGAGGGCTTGCCCCCAGGGTTACGTTCTCATCTTCCCGGGTGGCCCGAACCAGATCGATAATGTACTGCTGCAGGGAACCATCGACCTTGACCTGGGTACATAGGGACTGCAATTCCTGCACCTCTTCCAGGGAGATGCAGGGTTCCAGCTCATTTACACTCACCTTGTCCTGCAGTCGTTGTAACATTTGGAGTTCTTCCTGGGACGTAGGATAGCCCAGGCTGAGGGAGAGGGCAAAGCGGTCCATCTGGGCTTCGGGTAGGGGGAACGTCCCCTGATACTCGACCGGATTCTGGGTGGCTATGACAAAGAAAGGACTGGGCACTTGACGGGAAACTCCGTCGATCGTAACCTGATGTTCCTCCATCACCTCCAGCAGGGCTGATTGGGTTCTGGGTGTAGCCCGGTTAATTTCGTCGGTTAGCAATACGTTGGCAAAGACTGGCCCGGCCATGAACTCGAACTGCCCCGATCGGGGATTCCAAATATTGGTGCCTGTGACATCGGAGGGAAGTAAATCTGGGGTGCATTGGAGGCGCTGAAATTTGCCATCAATAGAGCGGGCCAGGGATTTCGCGAGTAAGGTTTTGCCGACCCCAGGCACATCTTCCAACAGGGCATGGCCACCGGAGATCAAGGCAACCAGGACCAGACGAATCGCTTCGGATTTGCCCACGATTGTGCGGCTCAGGTTTTGTAGCAGGTGGTCAACTTGTTCTTTCATAGCCGGTGCGTTTGCTCCCCAGTATTTTTTAAGGTTGTGGACTGGACCCTACAGGTCAGTCAGGGACTCGATCGAACAAAACCGTCTCCAGAATTGGAAGCCATCAGAATGGTTCGGGCGGTCTCGCAATCCGCCTGAATTTGTTCCTTCAACTCTGTCAGTGAGCCAAATTTCTGTTCAGGCCGAAGGAACTCTTCCAGGTAGACAATCAGCGTCTGCCCATAGAGATCCCTGCTCCAATCCAGCAAGTGAACTTCTGTCACCAGTTGGGTGCCATCCACAGTTGGGCGGCATCCCAGGTTCATGACGCCAGGTAGCCATGGGAGCAGTTCTGCAGGATCCCGAATCAATGGAGTTGTTTCAGGTGTACTGTTGGCAGGTGGATCTTGGGAAGCGATCCAGACTTTCACACAATACACACCCTTCCGAGGGAGAAATTTTTCTGGCGGTAATTTCAGATTTGCGGTAGGAAACCCCAATGTTCGTCCCAGTTTTTGCCCAGGCACTACCGTTCCTGTTAGGCTATAAGACCGTCCTAGCAAGCGATTGGCCTGTCGCAAATCCCCCTGATGCAGGGCTGCTCGAATATTAGAACTGCTGATCCGTTCGCCCTGGCAGGTTTGGAGAGAAACGATCGTCACTTCAACCCCAAATCGGGCTGCGATCGCCTGCAGATCCTGAGCGGTGCCAGAACGCTGGTGACCGAAGCGAAAATCAACTCCGACGCTGATTTGTCTGGCCTGCAACTGTTGGATCAGAATCTGCTCTACAAATTGTTCTGGGGTCAGGTTTGCCAGTTCTCGATCGAAGGGAAGCAAAACGAGTTGGTCAATCCCCATTTGTTGTAACTGCAGCACTTTTTCATCAAGGGGGGTCAGGAGTTGTCGGGAGTGACCGGTAAAAAATTCTTGGGGATGGGGATGAAAGGTAACAACGGTTTTCTGGATTCGTTCTAATCCAGAACCGCTACCCTGTAAAACAGGCTGAATCACCTGCTGATGCCCCCGATGTACGCCATCAAAATTACCCAGGGCAATGGCAGTTGGCGTTAGAACAGTATCTAGGGAAGAAATCACCCACACGCCCTTATTCTGACAGAAATCTTGCTCCTCTGTAACCGATGTTGATAGTTTCATTTCCATGGACGTAGAAGCCTGTTGAGACTGTCTTTAGGGCAGGGGATCAGCCATTTCACGGCCTCCATTCTCCAAAAAATCGCTGTAAGCTTGAGACAACTGGGAGAAATTGGATAGGAGTACGGATGGCTGTGACCAGAAATAATTTGCTGGCGCATAGTTTAATGTGGCTATGTCTGGGATCCGCTGCACTGATCATACTCAGTCGGCACTCCGTTTCGTCACTCGAGGTCTCTCAGCCCCCAAGAGCGACTCCCGTTTCACCCCGTTTCCATCGCATCGTTCCTAAGGAATCTGGGCCATCAAGGGAGAAGCCGATAGTCCAGCCACTTCCAGCCCAACTGCCGATTCTTTCCCATGTGGTTGTAGATTTGAGTGATCGTCGGGTCTACCTCTACCGGGCTGAAAAGTTACAGAGTAGTTATCCTGTTGCAGTTGGGCAGGCAGGTTGGGAAACCCCGCCAGGAAACTTCAAAATCACTCAGATGAAACGGGATCCAGTCTGGACCCATCCAATTACAGGTGTAATTGTTTCCCCAGGACCAGAGAATCCCTTAGGTAGCCGCTGGATTGGCTTTTTGACCGAAGGAAAGCATGCCATTGGGTTTCATGGCACAAATCAGGACCGTTCCGTGGGAAAAGCGGTCTCCCATGGCTGCTTACGGATGCGCAACCGGGACATCATGGCCCTGTATGACCGGGTGGCTGTTGGTACCCCTGTGACCGTGAAACCCTAGAAATGTTCTCTCAGGGCTTACCGGGAACCTTCCGCTTCAAATCTGGGAGCATAGGTCTGGAGCAAACTGCTTACCTGAGACAAAACATCTCCTTCGCTGGCTGTCTTAGAGATGACCTGTCTTTCGGGGAAGAAGTCTGGCCGATCGAGGTTGCGAGCGATCGCTTCATTCACCTGCTGCGAAATCAGACTTTGGAGTTCCTCCTTCGCCCGACTGCGCTGATAATTCGCCCCCTCCTCAGTTGTTGCATACAGGGGGGGCAGCCGATTGAGGGCATAGGCTGCGATATCACCCAGATCTAATGTTCTGTTGCTGGTTGATTCAAACGCAGCGACCCGGCTAATTGCCTCTGTCAGCACCAATTCTTCCATTACATTGATGAATTGTTTACGAGGAACCGCGACGACTTCACCGGTCAGCAATGCTCCCATCAGTCGATCGAGGGCCATGTACTCTTCGATCGACAGTTCTGATGCCGTGTCACAGATGCGTCCGACCTCCGCTTCCATTGCTGGAGTCAAATAGCCGTCTTGCAAAGCCTGCTCAACAATTTTTTCAATGCTCATAGTGTTGTAATCCCTAATGGCACCATATTCAAACCAGGTATCCGTCTGTAACTTTGCCTTATTGTGGCCCAAACTGCTCAGAAAATTGCATCTATGGCAAGAAACAGTGAGTTTGCTACTCAAACCCCTTTTCTCGCCAAGGTACCGGGTCTACACAGAGGCCATTGACATAAAGCCCCCAGTGCAGGTGCGGCCCTGTTACGGCTCCGGTAGCACCTACAGCACCAATTCTCTGACCCGCCTGCACGAAATCCCCTTCCTTTACATTAATTTGACTGAGATGCAGGAAAATACTGACTACCCCCTGACCATGATCAATTCCTATCGTATTGCCATGGATCTCAAATCCTTGAGATTCTCGACCGATCAGGGCAACCCGCCCAGAAGCCGGAGCAACAATGGGTGAACCAGTGCCACCAGCATAGTCTACTCCACGATGGAAGTAATCTTTAGCGAAAACTCCATTGTAGTAACGACGAATGCCATAGACCGCCGTAATTTCACCCTGATTGGGGCGCTTGAAAGGACCAGTCCAATATTTCTCAGGTGTCACTAGGGCTTTAAACGCAGCGACTCGATCGAACTCATAGTCGGTCCCCAACTTATCTTTGCCAGGGGGCAACCAGATCCGCTGAGTAGGAAATGAGCGGTTTTTGAGGTTGACAGTAAGCTTCTGCGTTTCAGCTCCAGTTATCACTTGGAGATTGAGTGCCCCAGCCTGATCCAGCGGAGTGGTGGGGAGCAGCGATCGAAAGCGATTGGCTCCCATCGGAAAAGCAGGATAGGTCTTTTTCCCCAGGGTCACAGTGGGTTTGGTGATGGTAGGGTCTTCGACCTGGAAAACCACAGAGATGGTGTCACCCAGCCGGGGGGCAGAGGGCATCGTCTTCACCTGTAACGCCCGTAAGGGCTGGGCCAGTAAAATCAGGCAGGCAATACCCAGGAATAAGAGGACTGGAAAACCAAGTTTCAGGCGTTTTAGAAGTGGAGTCATAGAAGCTGATTTAAGCAAAAGCTATCACTATTGCTAAGAATTATCCTTCCAAAAAATGCTTTTGAGTGGTGAAGCAGTCACGAAGTAAAGTTCGTTTTCTTCTTACCTGGATATTCCTAATACTCCGGATCATCCTGCCCCCGCCAGCGAGAAAACTCTGTATCCTATAAATTTATAGGACGTAACATTTATTTTTATTTTTAGAAAATTGTGCAAGAAGATTTCAGGTTAATTGTCGATCTGGTCATGGTTCTGGCAGCAGCAGCGGCAGGAGGGCTACTGGCATCCTGGTTGCGGCAACCGGTCCTCCTGGGGTATCTGGTTGGGGGGATGGTGGTAGGGCCAGCCGGGTTAGGGTTGATTAAGGAACTGATTCAGGTTGAAACGCTGGCTCAGTTGGGTGTTGCCTTCCTCCTGTTTGCTCTGGGGGTGGAGTTTTCTCTGGCAGAGTTGAAGAAAGTTCAGGCTGTTGCCTTGGGGGGCGGGACCCTGCAAATTGCCCTGACGATTCTGATTACGACGCTGGTCTCCCTGGGGGTTGGATGGGTGACTTCTCCAGCGCAAGGTGTGTTTTTGGGGGCGATTCTCTCCCTTTCTTCAACTGCAGTTGTGCTCAAATCCCTGATGGAACGCAACGAGACAGAGACGTTGCATGGGCAGGTGATGCTGGGCATCCTGGTGGTTCAGGATTTGGCTCTGGGATTAATGCTGGCTGTTCTCCCAGCCCTGGATCAACCGGTTGAGCAACTGGGTATTGCGATCGCTTGGGCGTTGCTCCGGATTGGGCTGTTCGCCGCTGGTGCAGTTGCTGCTGGAATTTGGGTTGTACCGTCCTTATTAAGGATATTGGCTCGCACGGAAAGCCGAGAGTTGTTTTTACTGGGGGTGGTGGCTCTCTGTTTGGGGATTGCGCTGTTTACAGAGTATCTCGGCTTGTCGATCGAGATGGGCGCTTTCGTGGCAGGTCTGATGATTTCGGAAGTCGAATATGCGGATCAGACTCTATCCTATGTAGAACCCCTGCGCAACATTTTTGCCAGCCTCTTCTTTGCTGCGATCGGGATGTTAATTGACCCATTCTTCCTCTGGAATAATTTGGAACTCATTCTGGGCCTGGTTGCCCTGGTTTTTGTCGGCAAGTTTCTCATCATCACACCCCTGGTCCGCCTCTTTCACTATCCCTTGAAAACAGCCTTAATTGTCGGGATTGGCCTGACCCAGATTGGGGAATTTTCCTTTGTATTGGCCAGCGAGGGACAAGCGATGGGATTGGTTTCCCGCCAGGTGTACTTGCTGATTCTGGGTACCACAGCTGTCACCCTGGTCCTCACTCCTTTTGTGCTACGGCTGCTTCCTCAGCTCCTAATTTGGGCGGAGTTGGTTCCCTGGTTCAAACACCACCTGGAAATGGCAAATTTGCCTCTGGCTGTCTCAGAAGACAGGCCCTTGCAAGATCATGTGGTTGTTTGTGGTTATGGGCGAGTGGGCCGTAACATTGTGCGGCTCCTGCAGGATCATGGCCATGCTGTAGTAGTGATTGAGTTGTCAGAACGGACGATTCAACAGCTACGAGACGCCGATATTCCCTATGTTTATGGCAATGCCGCCAGTCTACCGGTGCTAGAAAAGGCCGGGGTGGGTAAGTCGCGGGGCATGGCGATTGCCCTGCCGGATTCCATGAGTACCCGACTTTGCCTAAAGCGATCGCTGGAACTGTCTCCTGATCTGGATGTTGTTGTCGAGGCTCATCAAGACAAGGATATTGAACTGCTGTATCAGTTAGGGGCCAGGGAAGTGGTTCAACCAGAATTTGAGGCCAGCCTGGAAATTTCCACCCACTTACTGACTGGTATGGGCTTACCCTTACCCCAGTTGCAGTTGGAAGTGCAGGAAATTCGCAATAGCCATTATCTGGAATTGAGGCCTCAGCGGTCTTCCCAAGAGGTCTCTCGCGAATTGAAGGTCGCAGCCCAGGACATGAACAATCGCTGGTACGCCCTGCCTCTGGATTCTCCCCTGACTGGCATGACCGTAGAAGAGACAGGCTTGCGGCAATTAACGGGTATCAGCCTGATGTCCATTCGGCGAGCGGGAGGGGAAGAGATTGGCTATCCGGACGCCCATACTACTCTGGAGCAGGGCGATCGCCTCTTAGTGATCGGTGAGCCAGCAGAGATGGCGGCTTTTGATGAACTGGCCAAGGGGGAAGCTGCGGTGCCCCAACGGAACACGTCCTGTCAGTGGCTGATGGTGCCGGAGCATAGTCCAGTCTTGGGTAAGACCCTGGCCCAGCTAGCCCTGCCCAAGAATTATGGGGTGCAGGTGCAGTCGATTCGACGGGAAGGCAAGTTTATCCGGTTTCCAGAAGAATCTGTAGATCTGCAACTGGACGATCGGCTGTTGCTGTGTGGCAGTAATGAAGACTTGATGCGAGTGCATCGCTGGCTTGTCCCAGTTGTCCCAATTCCTATGCTGTCTGTGCCGCTTGTAAAGCCCGTGGTGACTGAAACTGTGTCCGAAATTATTTCACCCGATGGGTTTTGATGTCAGTCAAAACTCTGGATTCCAGGCTACCCTGCTCTCCTCTGGCAGAGAATAGAATGCCCGGTTAGCAGCGACATCCCGCAGGACATAGGCCTTTTCTAAAACCCGCTCGGTCAACAGGTAATCCTCAGGATGGCTGACATGGGTTTGAATCGCTTGGGTGAGGGACTCGATCGCTGCCGGATAGGCTTCTAAACAGTAGTGAACGACCCCCCGCAAGTACTGGGCTTGGGCTGCCCAGAGGCAGGGAGACCCCTGGCTGGCTAGGGCCTCTTCATGTACCTGAATCACGGTTTGGAAGTCTTCCAGGGCTTTCGAATATTCACCCAGTTTGTAGTAAGCAAAGCCCCGATAAAAGGAAGCCTCAGCCCTGTCCCTCGTCACTGAAAGCAGGCATAGGGCTTGACTAAAATCACTGATAGCCATTTCCAGGATTTCTTCCCGCAGCGTTTCCCGATCAGAATTGGGCGTATCCAGGGATAGAACGGCCTGATCGAGTTGTAATTGATTCAGATAAAGGTGTCCCCGATCGTTGTAGAGCTTTGCCTGCGAAGTATCAGAGGCATTCAGGCGAAGGGCTTCGGTATAGTCGTTCAGCGCTTCAGCATAGTACCCAAAGTCTGCGAAGGATCTGCCCCGATTGTGGTAAGCCTCAGCATAGTCAGGTTGCAATCGAATGGCTTGGGTATAGCTGGCGATCGCACCGCTCCAGTTACCGCTTTGTTCCAATTGCTGGGCCTGTTGAAAATGGTCCCGCGCCAGAGTCCTTGGGCTAGACGGTGTAACGTTATGCTCTGATGTACTGGGTTCTA
Proteins encoded in this window:
- a CDS encoding MoxR family ATPase, which translates into the protein MKEQVDHLLQNLSRTIVGKSEAIRLVLVALISGGHALLEDVPGVGKTLLAKSLARSIDGKFQRLQCTPDLLPSDVTGTNIWNPRSGQFEFMAGPVFANVLLTDEINRATPRTQSALLEVMEEHQVTIDGVSRQVPSPFFVIATQNPVEYQGTFPLPEAQMDRFALSLSLGYPTSQEELQMLQRLQDKVSVNELEPCISLEEVQELQSLCTQVKVDGSLQQYIIDLVRATREDENVTLGASPRGSVALYRATQAMAFLENRDYATPDDVKSVAPHVLAHRIIPSRGQRSHAIVTNLLNSISIPG
- a CDS encoding bifunctional riboflavin kinase/FAD synthetase, whose protein sequence is MKLSTSVTEEQDFCQNKGVWVISSLDTVLTPTAIALGNFDGVHRGHQQVIQPVLQGSGSGLERIQKTVVTFHPHPQEFFTGHSRQLLTPLDEKVLQLQQMGIDQLVLLPFDRELANLTPEQFVEQILIQQLQARQISVGVDFRFGHQRSGTAQDLQAIAARFGVEVTIVSLQTCQGERISSSNIRAALHQGDLRQANRLLGRSYSLTGTVVPGQKLGRTLGFPTANLKLPPEKFLPRKGVYCVKVWIASQDPPANSTPETTPLIRDPAELLPWLPGVMNLGCRPTVDGTQLVTEVHLLDWSRDLYGQTLIVYLEEFLRPEQKFGSLTELKEQIQADCETARTILMASNSGDGFVRSSP
- a CDS encoding L,D-transpeptidase family protein; amino-acid sequence: MWLCLGSAALIILSRHSVSSLEVSQPPRATPVSPRFHRIVPKESGPSREKPIVQPLPAQLPILSHVVVDLSDRRVYLYRAEKLQSSYPVAVGQAGWETPPGNFKITQMKRDPVWTHPITGVIVSPGPENPLGSRWIGFLTEGKHAIGFHGTNQDRSVGKAVSHGCLRMRNRDIMALYDRVAVGTPVTVKP
- a CDS encoding late competence development ComFB family protein, with amino-acid sequence MSIEKIVEQALQDGYLTPAMEAEVGRICDTASELSIEEYMALDRLMGALLTGEVVAVPRKQFINVMEELVLTEAISRVAAFESTSNRTLDLGDIAAYALNRLPPLYATTEEGANYQRSRAKEELQSLISQQVNEAIARNLDRPDFFPERQVISKTASEGDVLSQVSSLLQTYAPRFEAEGSR
- a CDS encoding M23 family metallopeptidase, with translation MTPLLKRLKLGFPVLLFLGIACLILLAQPLRALQVKTMPSAPRLGDTISVVFQVEDPTITKPTVTLGKKTYPAFPMGANRFRSLLPTTPLDQAGALNLQVITGAETQKLTVNLKNRSFPTQRIWLPPGKDKLGTDYEFDRVAAFKALVTPEKYWTGPFKRPNQGEITAVYGIRRYYNGVFAKDYFHRGVDYAGGTGSPIVAPASGRVALIGRESQGFEIHGNTIGIDHGQGVVSIFLHLSQINVKEGDFVQAGQRIGAVGATGAVTGPHLHWGLYVNGLCVDPVPWREKGFE
- a CDS encoding cation:proton antiporter, with translation MQEDFRLIVDLVMVLAAAAAGGLLASWLRQPVLLGYLVGGMVVGPAGLGLIKELIQVETLAQLGVAFLLFALGVEFSLAELKKVQAVALGGGTLQIALTILITTLVSLGVGWVTSPAQGVFLGAILSLSSTAVVLKSLMERNETETLHGQVMLGILVVQDLALGLMLAVLPALDQPVEQLGIAIAWALLRIGLFAAGAVAAGIWVVPSLLRILARTESRELFLLGVVALCLGIALFTEYLGLSIEMGAFVAGLMISEVEYADQTLSYVEPLRNIFASLFFAAIGMLIDPFFLWNNLELILGLVALVFVGKFLIITPLVRLFHYPLKTALIVGIGLTQIGEFSFVLASEGQAMGLVSRQVYLLILGTTAVTLVLTPFVLRLLPQLLIWAELVPWFKHHLEMANLPLAVSEDRPLQDHVVVCGYGRVGRNIVRLLQDHGHAVVVIELSERTIQQLRDADIPYVYGNAASLPVLEKAGVGKSRGMAIALPDSMSTRLCLKRSLELSPDLDVVVEAHQDKDIELLYQLGAREVVQPEFEASLEISTHLLTGMGLPLPQLQLEVQEIRNSHYLELRPQRSSQEVSRELKVAAQDMNNRWYALPLDSPLTGMTVEETGLRQLTGISLMSIRRAGGEEIGYPDAHTTLEQGDRLLVIGEPAEMAAFDELAKGEAAVPQRNTSCQWLMVPEHSPVLGKTLAQLALPKNYGVQVQSIRREGKFIRFPEESVDLQLDDRLLLCGSNEDLMRVHRWLVPVVPIPMLSVPLVKPVVTETVSEIISPDGF
- a CDS encoding tetratricopeptide repeat protein, yielding MIDETLEPSTSEHNVTPSSPRTLARDHFQQAQQLEQSGNWSGAIASYTQAIRLQPDYAEAYHNRGRSFADFGYYAEALNDYTEALRLNASDTSQAKLYNDRGHLYLNQLQLDQAVLSLDTPNSDRETLREEILEMAISDFSQALCLLSVTRDRAEASFYRGFAYYKLGEYSKALEDFQTVIQVHEEALASQGSPCLWAAQAQYLRGVVHYCLEAYPAAIESLTQAIQTHVSHPEDYLLTERVLEKAYVLRDVAANRAFYSLPEESRVAWNPEF